From Arachis hypogaea cultivar Tifrunner chromosome 3, arahy.Tifrunner.gnm2.J5K5, whole genome shotgun sequence:
tcattaagagcctcttgcattggtggttccatgagcttttcctcttTGCACTTCTCCACTTCAATTGAATGTGACTTTTCTGGAacgacttcctcactttcttgctcctccactcctttctttgcactcaacatttgacttaatagttcttttatggaggaggtttgttgttcttcccaagatttcttcatctccttttcatatttttagatcacagattcaagggaagtttgtgagggttgtgagtgTTCGTGTttctttgtcacctcaagtggcttttgtgaatataaaatccttggctcatgttcCTCATCTTTCATTGCAATTTCACATGACACaaggaccttttgttcttgtttttccacttcctctctcacaaattgatttttactgtttgatggttctaagtgttTCCTTATGTTCTCCAGGTGCTCATTTGTCCTCTGACGGaggatttctttcctttttcaggcttgttcttgtctttcaaaaatcctctggacttttgaaggagaTCCTCTGAATCACAATTTGAAGAATTATTGAACTCATCATAGTATGGATTACTaagatttctttgattttgactttcccagccacaatatgagtagttgttagactcatcaaaatctggaTCATATTGTGTCTCTGGAAGGTGTCCCATTTTAACTGATTGTTCACATTCTTTGTGATATATCCAGACACCATGAAGATAATGATATAAGTCATTCTGTGGTTCTGGACAGTATCTCATGTGCTCAGCTTGATCAATTTGTGACTCTAGAGCAAGTCTCCATTGATTgaagtgctcagaatttgtatcttcttggtgatattcccaaccatcattagaataatgacttgaatcatattgtgatggtggacaatatcccatgaagtttgtttgattaaaagatgaggtgaactccatttgaattttgtagaacacaacaccaatgaaaattgaaattactcatatcagatatgagttttgcttagtgaggcaaaaacacaaacaccttggtttcaactttaaaatagagaacaaaaaaaagaaaatgcttgatctagacttctcacccacttaatcattgttgatctaatcaatccccggcaacggcgccaaaaacttgatggtgtttttgtggaaaacgaattttccaacacacaaatccaactggcaagtataccgggtcgcatcaagtagtaataactcacaagagtgaggtcgatcccacagggattgatggatcaagcaactttagtgggtgattagtttagtcaagctaacattgaagtggaattgagtgaaattgtagccaacagaaagtaaatttgcaggaattataaagtgcagaaaataaattgcattgaaacttaaataacgagaaagtaaaatagctaaaacttaaattgcaagaaaagtaaattgcatgaaaagtaacggggctggggtgctggaaattaaaattcaacaaaaaaatgtAAAGAGCATTCAAGCAAAGAGCTAGAATATGAAATGAGATGCAGCAgatttcaaacagaaaagtaaaaatgcttgaagaattaaaaatagaaagcgatgcttaatttgcagcaatttaaaagaatattgaagatctcagggaatcaatgagactagagaacaagtctagatctcaagcccttccttgattcaacagaaaacaagtttgcagaagaaagaagaaatgaagcagcaaatgaaaactcaaattcaactatcaattctctgaaattatgcagaagaacaaccaagagagatcttagaccaagaaggaaacagaattccttcacttctcaatccaagattcagatttaacaaggaaaattaaaagagagagagctgtctactactactactccctaatggagccagccttttgaaataagagtgatgcctttatataggctttttacaaaatgaaaataaaatgaaattgaaattaaaaacaaattcacaaaatgaaattcctaatctagcttctctgtgtgcctttgagtcttgttgagtgggctttgcttgctttggatttgagggagaatgggtcttggatggccttgatttaatttggtgaggaattgaattaaattgaattttggttgattttagcccatatgttgctcccaggaggctgccctgctcttgtagagggcagagcagggaaacTTTGTGTGGGTTTCCAATTTGTGTGCCAAGGCTTGGaagcatcaggatgctgccctgcccttggggaGAGCAGGGCAGTGGTGTCATGGTGCATGCCATGCTTCCTTGGGCCGTGTCAAAGTGATGCGCGCAAGCTCCCTTGTGTGTAGCGCTCCCCACTTCcccttaggtgcttggttcgaaacccatgggtggcacttggagttgatttttcttggattttcttcaagaagagcacgacattgccctgctctccaagagggcagagcagaataatgagcgctactttgctttggagtgaggctctagcttcgaaccttggtggaagcacattggtttattttcgcttatttttggctcttaaagatgccttttgttcctgcctcaattgtatgccaaatatggattgctatatatctttggaaagctctgaatgtcagctttccaacgcaacttgaagcacatcaattggacgtctgtagctcaagttatagccctttgaaagaGGCATGGttatgctgtgagcgcccagattttaccttagcgaaaattcttgcttccaacctcactttgcatcacgattctaccctgcccttggcaagagcagggcagtgtgtgttgattgcctattctcctttaatttggtcatgggccacgcttttaaaagcgtggcctaaggctccaaagtgtgctccaacttcaaagtgtgtcccaaagctctttttttctcctttttttgtgcttctttgcttctttttcttcttatttcctacaagatttataaaattaaaagatcaaggaaatataccaattaagtacaaaagcattcaatatttaagcacaaatcattaatttcttgtatgaaaaagcatagaaaaataggtatatgatgacatgtcatcagtgtgtttgagcttgaaggagttgatacaatcttggctcaaaacaagatcatGTATCAGCAACTTCAACAACAAATAGAAATGATGTCAAAGAGGATGGATGGACTGCAGCTTGCAGCAATGAGCACAACCAACTAACCACCAGTTGtgtggggacaaaatgaagagaGTTATAAAGAGCAGCAGCCTAAATAAGttcagtacatgcacaaccaaggttCTGGACCAAATGACTTCTATGGGGACACTTACAATTCctcttggaggaaccaccccaatcTGAAGTGGGGAGAGAACCAGAACTCATGGCAAAGAAATTCCAACCCAAGCAATTCACGcaacacaaaccatcaaaaccatcaagctACTAACTAAAATCCATacagaaaacaacaaaataatcaCCCCACATCCACTTACTATCCACCAAAAACCCCTTAGCTAACCACAATAACTTTCATCCACCATCAACATCCCACACTCAACCACAACTACCACAAGAATCCCAaagaatctccaacttggagatgatgatggagaaattGATAAAGCATCAAGAATTGGCTACCAAGAATCATGAGGCCTCAATGAGGAACTTGGAGAGGCAAATTGTGCAATTGTCCAAGCAGCCAGCTAAAAGACTAACAAATGCattcccaagtgacaccattcccaacctcaaagaagaatgcaaggcaattcAACTAAAGAGTGGAAGGACACTGAAAAATGACAAGGTCGACAACAAGAAAGAAGTAGCAGTTGAAGAGAAGAACCAGGAGAAGCccaagaagaaggaggaaaagccaCAAGCTTCAAGGAAGGGAAACCAAGTCATGGAAGAGCATCTACAAGAGCAGAGGAAGGAGGTGATGCCTTATATTCCTCCTCTACCATACCCTCAAAGGCTGCAAAGAGACCTCAAAGACTAGTAATTTCTCAAGTTCCTAGAAattttcaagaagttggaaatcaaccTTCCATTTGCTGAAGTATTGGAACAACTGCCATTATATGCAAAATTTCTCaaggaactcatcaacaagaagagaagttggaatgAAAAGGAGACCGTGATCTTGACCCAAGAGTGTAGCACAGTAATTCAAAGAGGCATTTCACCAAAACTCAAGTAatatcatgcaccataggcaacatgacatTGGAAAGAGTCCTCTGTGATTTAGGTGCCAGTATCAACttgatgcctctctcaatgatgaaaAAGCTTGCAATAAAGGAAGTTAAACAAACCAGAATGTCACTTCAAATGGCTGATAGATCACTCAAGATACCTAATGGAGTTGTAGAGAACTTCTTGGTGAAGGTTGGAAAATTCATCTCCCCTGCTGATTTTGTCATTTTAGACATAGAAGAAGAGGGACACAACTCAATTATCTTGGGacgacctttcctagccataacAAAAGCTATCATTAATGTAGAGAAAGGTGAAATGATCCtcagggtgcatgatgagcaaatgatCGTCAATGTCTTTAAAGTAATGTAATATTCCCCTGAGAAAAAAAAGCATATGAGAGTGGAAATGATAGAAGATTTGGTGGAAGAAGTGCTTGAAACCAACGGTCAagaggaacaagaagaagaaatagaagcaaatCAAGATGTCATAAAAGGACAAGTATCTGAAATCTCTTTTGAAGGCAAGATAGAGGAGATGCCAAAGCAAGAATTGAAGCCTCTCCCTCCTTATCTCAAGTATGCATTCCTTGGAGGAAAGGAGACCCTGCCAGTAATCATCAATTCCTCCTTAAGCATGGAAGATGAAGCAAAGCTAATTGAAGTGTTAAAAATTCACAAAACAGCTTTAGGATGGACAATTGATGACATCAAGGGTATAAGCCCTGCTATTTGTATGCATAAGATATTTCTAGAAGAGGATTCAAGACATGTAGTACGACCTTAAAGAAGGCTtaacccaaccatgaaggaagtggttcaaaaggaggtgatgaagttgtggaatactggaatcatatacccaatttctgacagcccttgggtgagtccagtccaagtggtgccaaagaagggaggcatgactgtcatcttcaatgagaagaatgaattaatccctacaaggacagtgacaggatggagaatgtgtattgattatagaagagtGAATGAGGCTATAAGAAAAAATCACTTCCATctccctttcattgatcaaatgttagaaagattggctggccatgcctactattgcttcttggatggatactctgcatataatcagatagtggtggatcccaaggaccaagaaaagacctccttCACCtgtccctttggagtctttgccTACAAGaagatgccctttgggctatgcaatgctccagcaacctTCCAAAGATGTATGCTCTCCATATTCtctgacatggtagaaaaatttttagaggtctttacggatgatttttctgtctttggtaaCTCTTTTGATACTTGTCTGCATCATCTAAcccttgtcttgaaaagatgccaagaaacaaatttagttttaaattaggaaaaatgtcatttcatggtaccAGATggtattgttcttgggcataagctTTCAAGCAggggtatagaagtt
This genomic window contains:
- the LOC112777458 gene encoding uncharacterized protein, with amino-acid sequence MTLERVLCDLGASINLMPLSMMKKLAIKEVKQTRMSLQMADRSLKIPNGVVENFLVKVGKFISPADFVILDIEEEGHNSIILGRPFLAITKAIINVEKGEMILRVHDEQMIVNVFKVM